Proteins encoded within one genomic window of Streptomyces sp. NBC_01314:
- a CDS encoding phosphotransferase — protein MPRSSVPPAVLHAPPLGPLLKRYAAGSALTCEPVDEGLLNRGYRLSTTRGRYFLKHHFDPETADPAAIVRQHRATQRLAELGVPVAPPLTGRDGRTVAVVGGHAYALHPWIDGRHRHGGQLTPGQCGRLGTLLGVVHASLERVMPAREGVAPVRTRLIPAQRQPREGMPAESPRTADRAGTPGATGVLGAMDTVGSESADPVDTFALIDALLDRVRRHRPADTFDALARHRLLERRELLERQAERRPPRGGSVGWVHGDFHPFNVLYRDDVPDVPAAILDWDRLGVQPRAEEAVRAAVIFFVRPVGALDLARVRSYARAYRRSAGAAPAELSAAVHRVWWERLNDFWMLRWHYERGDTRADPQFPAASALAVWWTREYDAVCEAFVE, from the coding sequence GTGCCGCGCTCATCTGTACCACCCGCTGTGCTCCACGCGCCCCCGCTGGGCCCTCTGCTGAAGCGGTACGCCGCCGGATCCGCACTCACCTGTGAACCTGTCGACGAGGGGCTGCTCAACCGCGGCTACCGGCTCTCCACCACCCGCGGCCGGTACTTCCTCAAACACCACTTCGATCCCGAGACCGCCGACCCGGCCGCGATCGTCCGCCAGCACCGGGCCACCCAGCGCCTCGCCGAACTGGGCGTGCCGGTGGCCCCGCCCCTGACCGGGCGCGACGGGCGCACGGTCGCGGTCGTCGGCGGCCATGCCTACGCCCTGCACCCGTGGATCGACGGACGGCACCGGCACGGCGGCCAGCTCACCCCCGGGCAGTGCGGCCGCCTGGGGACCCTCCTGGGTGTCGTGCACGCGTCCCTGGAGCGGGTGATGCCGGCGCGGGAGGGGGTCGCTCCCGTACGAACGCGGCTGATCCCGGCGCAGCGGCAGCCTCGGGAGGGAATGCCAGCCGAAAGCCCCCGTACGGCAGACCGCGCGGGGACCCCGGGGGCCACGGGGGTCTTGGGGGCCATGGACACCGTCGGGTCCGAGAGCGCGGATCCCGTAGACACCTTCGCCCTCATCGACGCTCTGCTCGACCGGGTACGGCGGCACCGGCCGGCCGACACCTTCGACGCGCTCGCCCGGCACCGGCTGCTGGAGCGGCGGGAGCTGCTGGAGCGGCAGGCGGAACGGCGGCCGCCCAGGGGCGGTTCGGTGGGGTGGGTGCACGGGGACTTCCACCCGTTCAACGTGCTCTACCGGGACGACGTGCCCGATGTGCCCGCCGCCATCCTCGACTGGGACCGGCTCGGTGTGCAGCCGCGCGCGGAGGAGGCGGTCCGGGCGGCGGTGATCTTCTTCGTGCGTCCGGTCGGCGCCCTGGACCTGGCGAGAGTACGGTCCTACGCGCGCGCGTACCGGCGTTCCGCGGGCGCCGCCCCGGCCGAACTCTCGGCCGCCGTGCACCGCGTGTGGTGGGAGCGGCTCAACGACTTCTGGATGCTGCGCTGGCACTACGAGCGCGGCGACACCCGCGCCGACCCACAGTTCCCCGCGGCTTCGGCGTTGGCGGTGTGGTGGACGCGGGAGTACGACGCGGTGTGCGAGGCGTTCGTGGAGTGA
- a CDS encoding protein kinase, which yields MAQQQRSQGPSDPEATGSGMSDAPELWGNGGLVGDGRYRMTHRLGRGGMAEVFAAEDVRLGRTVAVKLLRSDLAEDPISKARFTREAQAVAGLNHHSIVAVYDSGEDVVNGTPVPYIVMELVEGRTIRDLLINAEAPGPEQALIIVSGVLEALAYSHQHGIVHRDIKPANVIITDNGAVKVMDFGIARALHGASTTMTQTGMVMGTPQYLSPEQALGKAVDHRSDLYATGCLLYELLALRPPFIGETPLSVVYQHVQDIPMPPSEVSEGAAPPELDGLVMRSLAKEPDDRFQTAEEMRGLIQYGLQMLYDQGGHTGTWNTGPVAAHDGRHTPPGGMSGTTVMPHPGESGTSQIAQPILPGYGGGGRDDGGFDGHGNRGSGRGKLWILAVLAVIAISAGVALALNSGNNGTDGGTETTKSPTASTSSKDKDASESPSEEETTEETTEENTGSGGDPDYTPSYTRSPSFSQSPTQSPTDEPTTEEPTTEEPTPSEEPESPVTETPDDGGSGDTAGLPGGVGDDEE from the coding sequence ATGGCACAGCAGCAGCGCTCTCAGGGCCCGTCCGACCCCGAGGCGACTGGCAGCGGCATGTCGGATGCGCCGGAGTTGTGGGGCAACGGCGGGCTTGTCGGTGACGGTCGGTACCGGATGACCCACAGACTCGGCCGGGGCGGTATGGCCGAGGTGTTCGCGGCCGAGGACGTGCGCCTCGGCCGTACGGTCGCGGTCAAACTGCTCCGTTCCGACCTGGCCGAGGACCCCATTTCCAAGGCCCGCTTCACGCGTGAGGCCCAGGCGGTGGCCGGTCTCAACCACCACTCGATCGTGGCGGTCTACGACTCCGGCGAGGACGTCGTGAACGGCACCCCCGTGCCGTACATCGTCATGGAGCTGGTCGAGGGCCGCACGATCCGCGATCTGTTGATCAACGCGGAGGCGCCCGGCCCCGAGCAGGCGCTGATCATCGTCTCCGGTGTGCTGGAGGCGCTCGCCTACTCCCACCAGCACGGCATCGTGCACCGCGACATCAAGCCGGCGAACGTCATCATCACCGACAACGGGGCCGTGAAGGTGATGGACTTCGGCATCGCGCGCGCCCTGCACGGGGCGTCGACGACGATGACGCAGACCGGCATGGTGATGGGCACGCCCCAGTACCTCTCCCCGGAGCAGGCGCTCGGCAAGGCCGTCGACCACCGCTCCGACCTGTACGCCACCGGCTGCCTGCTCTACGAGCTGCTTGCGCTCAGGCCGCCGTTCATCGGCGAGACCCCGCTGTCGGTGGTCTACCAGCATGTCCAGGACATCCCGATGCCGCCCTCCGAGGTCTCGGAGGGGGCGGCGCCGCCGGAGCTCGACGGTCTCGTCATGCGCTCCCTCGCCAAGGAGCCGGACGACCGGTTCCAGACGGCCGAGGAGATGCGCGGCCTCATCCAGTACGGCCTGCAGATGCTGTACGACCAGGGCGGCCACACGGGCACCTGGAACACCGGGCCGGTCGCCGCGCACGACGGCCGGCACACGCCGCCGGGCGGTATGTCCGGTACGACGGTCATGCCGCACCCCGGGGAGTCGGGCACCTCGCAGATCGCGCAGCCGATCCTGCCCGGGTACGGCGGAGGCGGCCGGGACGACGGCGGCTTCGACGGGCACGGCAACCGGGGCAGCGGCCGCGGCAAGCTGTGGATCCTCGCCGTGCTCGCGGTGATCGCCATCTCGGCGGGTGTCGCGCTGGCGCTGAACAGCGGCAACAACGGCACCGACGGCGGCACCGAGACCACGAAGTCTCCGACGGCTTCGACGTCCAGCAAGGACAAGGACGCCAGCGAGTCGCCCAGCGAAGAGGAGACCACGGAGGAGACGACGGAGGAGAACACCGGCTCGGGCGGCGACCCCGACTACACGCCGTCGTACACACGGTCCCCGTCCTTCAGCCAGTCCCCGACGCAGAGCCCGACGGACGAGCCGACGACGGAGGAGCCGACGACGGAGGAGCCGACTCCCTCGGAGGAGCCGGAGAGCCCGGTGACCGAGACCCCTGACGACGGCGGCAGCGGGGACACCGCCGGTCTGCCGGGCGGTGTCGGCGACGACGAGGAGTGA
- a CDS encoding protein kinase codes for MSQDAAQGRYAGRSLAGGRYQLRDLLGEGGMASVHLAYDSVLDRQVAIKTLHTELGREQAFRERFRREAQAVAKLTHTNIVSVFDTGEDEMDGLTTPYIVMEYIEGQPLGSVLDADVTQVGAMPADKALKITADVLAALEISHEMGLVHRDIKPGNVMMTKRNIVKVMDFGIARAMQSGVTSMTQTGMVVGTPQYLSPEQALGRGVDARSDLYSVGIMLFQLTTGRLPFEADSPLAIAYAHVQEEPVAPSSINRSLPPAVDAIVARALKKNPNERFPSAEAMRDECLRVAASLQPVAPSIVPGAQTSSGAGVSAAVFPPIDHTGAPQSGSVQTPYQPHATGGYGPPTPAPAPSYGYPQQGGYQTPPQTAAYAPQHGAATPPPYNLTPQPSSLSAGRSGGGKSNKGVIVGAIVMSVLAVGGLIVALSLNTGSEAEGGDSGAEVSASPTVVEGHKGPDTSKAIESTECTEPTESYNDPDKIELPDFTFKNIDSVKKCLQAAGWVADVQKVDENTYGEGTVMEQYPTADEDVDPKDMPSIILKVSTGDPA; via the coding sequence ATGAGCCAGGACGCCGCACAGGGCCGGTACGCGGGTCGGTCGCTAGCCGGTGGCCGCTATCAGCTGCGTGACCTGCTCGGCGAGGGCGGCATGGCCTCCGTCCACCTCGCGTACGACTCGGTGCTCGACCGACAGGTCGCGATCAAGACACTCCACACCGAGCTGGGCCGCGAACAGGCCTTCCGTGAGCGTTTCCGCCGTGAGGCGCAGGCCGTGGCGAAGCTCACCCACACGAACATCGTCTCGGTCTTCGACACCGGCGAGGACGAGATGGACGGCCTGACGACGCCGTACATCGTCATGGAGTACATCGAGGGCCAGCCGCTCGGTTCGGTTCTCGACGCGGACGTCACCCAGGTCGGCGCGATGCCCGCCGACAAGGCGCTGAAGATCACCGCGGACGTGCTGGCGGCGCTGGAGATCAGCCACGAGATGGGCCTGGTCCACCGGGACATCAAGCCGGGCAACGTGATGATGACCAAGCGCAACATCGTGAAGGTCATGGACTTCGGCATCGCCCGCGCCATGCAGTCGGGCGTCACGTCGATGACGCAGACCGGCATGGTCGTCGGCACCCCGCAGTACCTGTCGCCCGAGCAGGCCCTCGGCCGCGGCGTCGACGCGCGCTCCGACCTGTACTCGGTCGGCATCATGCTGTTCCAGCTGACCACCGGACGGCTGCCGTTCGAGGCGGACTCTCCGCTGGCCATCGCGTACGCGCACGTCCAGGAGGAGCCGGTCGCTCCCTCCTCGATCAACCGTTCCCTGCCGCCGGCCGTCGACGCCATCGTCGCCCGCGCGCTGAAGAAGAACCCGAACGAGCGGTTCCCGAGCGCGGAGGCGATGCGGGACGAGTGCCTGCGGGTGGCCGCGTCCCTCCAGCCCGTCGCGCCGAGCATCGTGCCGGGCGCGCAGACGTCCAGCGGCGCCGGGGTCTCCGCCGCTGTCTTCCCGCCGATCGACCACACGGGCGCGCCGCAGTCGGGCAGCGTCCAAACGCCGTACCAGCCGCACGCGACGGGCGGATACGGTCCGCCGACGCCCGCGCCCGCCCCTTCCTACGGCTACCCGCAGCAGGGCGGCTACCAGACGCCGCCGCAGACGGCCGCGTACGCACCGCAGCACGGGGCGGCCACCCCGCCGCCGTACAACCTGACGCCCCAGCCGTCGTCGCTCTCGGCCGGGCGTTCCGGAGGCGGGAAGAGCAACAAGGGCGTGATCGTGGGGGCGATCGTCATGTCGGTCCTCGCGGTCGGCGGTCTGATCGTGGCGCTCAGCCTGAACACCGGCAGCGAGGCCGAGGGCGGCGACAGCGGCGCGGAGGTGTCCGCCTCGCCGACGGTGGTCGAGGGGCACAAGGGCCCGGACACGTCGAAGGCCATCGAATCGACCGAGTGCACGGAGCCCACGGAGTCGTACAACGACCCCGACAAGATCGAGCTGCCGGACTTCACCTTCAAGAACATCGACTCGGTGAAGAAGTGCCTCCAGGCCGCGGGCTGGGTGGCCGACGTGCAGAAGGTCGACGAGAACACGTACGGGGAGGGCACGGTCATGGAGCAGTACCCCACGGCCGACGAGGACGTCGACCCCAAGGACATGCCCTCGATCATCCTCAAGGTCTCGACGGGCGACCCGGCCTGA
- a CDS encoding bacterial proteasome activator family protein, with translation MEMPRNERSPEQPQILVVGQDGMAVGGAGDEGSREIPVTEMVEQPAKVMRIGSMIKQLLEEVRVAPLDEASRARLKEIHASSVKELEDGLAPELVEELERLSLPFTDEAIPSDAELRIAQAQLVGWLEGLFHGIQTTLFAQQMAARAQLEQMRRALPPGVGGHEDDDDPRTIGRSGGPYL, from the coding sequence ATGGAGATGCCGAGGAACGAACGGTCGCCCGAACAGCCCCAGATCCTGGTCGTGGGCCAGGACGGAATGGCGGTGGGCGGCGCAGGAGACGAGGGCTCCCGCGAAATCCCGGTGACGGAGATGGTGGAACAGCCGGCCAAGGTCATGCGCATCGGCAGCATGATCAAGCAGCTGCTCGAAGAAGTACGGGTCGCCCCCCTCGACGAGGCCAGCCGGGCCCGGCTGAAGGAGATCCACGCCAGCTCGGTCAAGGAACTGGAGGACGGTCTGGCGCCCGAGCTCGTCGAGGAGTTGGAGCGGCTCTCCCTGCCCTTCACGGACGAGGCGATCCCGAGCGACGCGGAACTGCGGATCGCGCAGGCCCAGTTGGTCGGCTGGCTCGAAGGCCTCTTCCACGGGATCCAGACGACGCTGTTCGCCCAGCAGATGGCCGCCAGGGCCCAGCTGGAGCAGATGCGCCGCGCGCTGCCGCCCGGCGTCGGCGGACACGAGGACGACGACGACCCGCGGACGATCGGCCGCTCGGGCGGCCCGTACCTCTAA
- a CDS encoding NAD(P)H-quinone oxidoreductase, with protein sequence MHAITIPEPGGPEALVWDEVPDPVPGEGEVLIEVAASAVNRADLLQRQGFYDPPPGASPYPGLECSGRIAEIGPGVAGWSVGDEVCALLSGGGYAEKAVAPAAQLLPVPAGIGLTQAAALPEVTCTVWSNVFMIAHLRPGETLLVHGGSSGIGTMAIQLAKAVGAKVAVTAGTKEKLEQCAALGADILVNYREQDFVEEVRGATDGRGADVVLDNMGAKYLDRNVRVLAVNGRLAIIGMQGGIKGELNIGALLAKRAAISATSLRARPLEEKTAIVAAVREHVWPLIDGGHVRPVVDREIPMDDAATAHRVLEESGHIGKVLLVVP encoded by the coding sequence ATGCATGCGATCACGATTCCCGAACCCGGTGGACCCGAGGCCCTGGTGTGGGACGAGGTCCCCGACCCGGTGCCCGGCGAGGGCGAAGTGCTCATCGAGGTGGCGGCGAGCGCGGTGAACCGCGCCGACCTGCTCCAGCGCCAGGGCTTCTACGACCCTCCGCCCGGCGCCTCCCCCTACCCCGGCCTGGAGTGCTCCGGGCGGATCGCGGAGATCGGGCCCGGTGTGGCCGGATGGAGCGTCGGCGACGAGGTGTGCGCGCTGCTCTCGGGCGGCGGCTACGCGGAGAAGGCCGTCGCTCCGGCCGCCCAGCTGCTGCCCGTGCCCGCCGGCATCGGCCTGACACAGGCGGCCGCGCTGCCCGAGGTGACCTGCACGGTCTGGTCGAACGTGTTCATGATCGCGCATCTGCGCCCCGGTGAGACCCTCCTCGTGCACGGCGGCTCCAGCGGCATCGGCACGATGGCCATCCAGCTCGCCAAGGCCGTCGGCGCGAAGGTCGCGGTCACGGCGGGCACCAAGGAGAAGCTCGAACAGTGCGCCGCCCTGGGCGCCGACATCCTGGTCAACTACCGCGAGCAGGACTTCGTCGAGGAGGTCCGCGGGGCCACGGACGGCAGGGGCGCGGACGTCGTCCTCGACAACATGGGCGCCAAGTACCTCGACCGCAACGTCCGGGTCCTCGCCGTCAACGGCCGCCTCGCGATCATCGGCATGCAGGGCGGTATCAAGGGAGAGCTGAACATCGGCGCACTCCTCGCCAAGCGCGCCGCGATCAGCGCGACCTCGCTGCGCGCCCGCCCGCTGGAGGAGAAGACCGCCATCGTCGCCGCCGTACGCGAGCACGTGTGGCCGCTGATCGACGGCGGTCACGTACGCCCGGTCGTCGACCGCGAGATCCCCATGGACGACGCGGCCACGGCCCACCGGGTACTGGAGGAGAGCGGCCACATCGGCAAGGTGCTGCTGGTGGTGCCGTAG
- a CDS encoding ATP-binding cassette domain-containing protein, whose protein sequence is MSAQTSGLAIETAGLVKTFGETRAVDGVDLAVPAGTVYGVLGPNGAGKTTTVKMLATLLRPDGGEAHVFGHDVVREADEVRGRVSLTGQYASVDEDLTGTENLVLLARLLGHDKRAARHRAGQLLEAFGLSDAAAKQVKHYSGGMRRRIDIAASILNTPDLLFLDEPTTGLDPRSRNQVWDIVRAVVAQGTTVLLTTQYLDEADQLASRIAVIDQGKVIAEGTKGELKASVGAGSVHLRLRDAAQRPQAEEVLRRALDADVQREPDPVALTARVGGGSANGQGAAEAAARALAELARTGITVDNFSLGQPSLDEVFLALTGHDTKAAAAQADNAPETKDEAAA, encoded by the coding sequence ATGAGCGCACAGACGTCCGGCCTCGCGATCGAGACCGCGGGTCTGGTGAAGACCTTCGGCGAGACCCGGGCCGTCGACGGCGTCGACCTGGCCGTGCCCGCCGGCACGGTCTACGGCGTCCTCGGCCCGAACGGCGCCGGCAAGACGACCACGGTGAAGATGCTCGCCACCCTGCTGCGCCCCGACGGGGGCGAGGCGCACGTCTTCGGTCACGACGTCGTCCGGGAGGCCGACGAGGTACGCGGCCGGGTGAGCCTGACCGGGCAGTACGCCTCCGTGGACGAGGACCTGACCGGCACCGAGAACCTGGTGCTGCTCGCCCGGCTCCTCGGCCACGACAAGCGGGCGGCCCGCCATCGTGCCGGGCAGTTGCTGGAGGCATTCGGGCTGAGCGATGCGGCCGCGAAGCAGGTCAAGCACTACTCGGGCGGTATGCGGCGCCGTATCGACATCGCCGCGTCCATCCTGAACACGCCCGACCTGCTGTTCCTCGACGAGCCGACGACCGGCCTCGATCCACGCAGCCGCAACCAGGTGTGGGACATCGTGCGCGCGGTGGTCGCCCAGGGCACGACGGTGCTGCTGACCACGCAGTATCTGGACGAGGCGGACCAGCTGGCGTCCCGGATCGCGGTCATCGACCAGGGCAAGGTGATCGCGGAGGGCACGAAGGGCGAGCTGAAGGCGTCCGTGGGTGCCGGTTCCGTCCATCTGCGGCTGCGCGACGCGGCCCAGCGGCCACAGGCCGAGGAGGTGCTGCGCCGCGCCCTCGACGCCGATGTGCAGCGGGAGCCGGACCCGGTGGCGCTGACGGCACGCGTCGGCGGGGGGTCCGCCAACGGGCAGGGTGCCGCCGAGGCGGCCGCCCGAGCGCTGGCCGAGCTGGCCCGCACCGGCATCACCGTCGACAACTTCTCGCTGGGGCAGCCCAGCCTGGACGAGGTGTTCCTCGCCCTCACCGGACACGACACCAAAGCAGCGGCCGCGCAGGCCGACAACGCCCCCGAGACGAAGGACGAGGCGGCGGCATGA
- a CDS encoding ABC transporter permease, translating into MSTATTTENKELAPVSAESLAALLIARERPPRPSALSASLTFGWRAMLKIKHVPEQLFDVTAFPIMMVLMYTYLFGGALAGSPEEYIQFLLPGILVMSVVMITMYTGVSVNTDIEKGVFDRFRSLPIWRPSTMVGYLLGDALRYAIASVVMLTVGMILGYRPDGGVPGVVAGVALLIVFSFAFSWIWTLFGLMLRTEKSVMGVSMMVIFPLTFLSNVFVDPSTMPGWLQAFVNNSPVTHLASAVRELMAGEWPAAEIAWTLGWSALFVLVFGPITMRLYNRK; encoded by the coding sequence ATGAGCACCGCGACCACCACCGAGAACAAGGAACTCGCCCCCGTCAGCGCCGAGTCGCTCGCCGCGCTGCTCATCGCCAGGGAACGACCGCCGCGTCCCAGCGCCCTGTCGGCGTCCCTGACCTTCGGCTGGCGGGCCATGCTCAAGATCAAACACGTGCCGGAGCAGCTCTTCGACGTCACCGCCTTCCCGATCATGATGGTGCTGATGTACACGTACCTCTTCGGCGGTGCGCTGGCCGGCTCCCCGGAGGAGTACATCCAGTTCCTGCTGCCGGGCATCCTGGTGATGTCGGTCGTGATGATCACGATGTACACCGGTGTCTCGGTCAACACGGACATCGAGAAGGGTGTCTTCGACCGGTTCCGCTCGCTGCCGATCTGGCGGCCGTCGACGATGGTCGGCTATCTGCTGGGCGATGCCCTGCGCTACGCGATCGCGTCCGTGGTGATGCTCACCGTCGGCATGATCCTCGGCTACCGCCCGGACGGCGGGGTGCCGGGCGTGGTGGCCGGGGTCGCGCTGCTCATCGTCTTCTCGTTCGCGTTCTCGTGGATCTGGACGCTGTTCGGCCTGATGCTGCGCACCGAGAAGTCCGTGATGGGCGTCAGCATGATGGTGATCTTCCCGCTGACCTTCCTGTCCAACGTCTTCGTCGACCCGAGCACGATGCCGGGCTGGCTCCAGGCGTTCGTCAACAACAGCCCGGTCACGCATCTGGCTTCGGCGGTCCGCGAGTTGATGGCGGGCGAGTGGCCCGCCGCGGAGATCGCCTGGACTCTGGGCTGGTCGGCCCTGTTCGTGCTGGTCTTCGGGCCGATCACGATGCGGCTGTACAACCGCAAGTAA
- a CDS encoding TrkA family potassium uptake protein, with protein sequence MFHVKLPGHDAIARNADERLVTHQVKLPKRELERPIRQVGKRLAMALFVLLATALIVYADREGYNDNSDGSVDLLDAFYYATVTLSTTGYGDITPVSDAARFTNIFVITPLRVLFLIILVGTTLEVLTERTREEWRLNRWRAALREHTVVVGFGTKGRSAIQTVCTTGLKKEQVVVVDPSSKVIDAATADGYTGVVGDATRSDVLLQAEAHKARQIIISTARDDTAVLVTLTARQLNRGAKIVAAVREEENAPLLKQSGADVVITSASAAGRLLGLSVLSPAAGMVMEDLIQQGSGLDIAERPVIKAEVGRGVRETEDLVVSVLRGHRVLGYDDPSIGELQLTDRLITIVRATPSTKITPETKHLP encoded by the coding sequence GTGTTTCACGTGAAACTGCCGGGCCATGATGCGATCGCCCGCAACGCGGACGAGCGTCTGGTGACCCACCAGGTCAAGCTGCCGAAACGTGAGCTCGAACGGCCGATCCGACAGGTCGGCAAGCGGCTGGCGATGGCCTTGTTCGTGCTGCTCGCGACCGCGCTCATCGTCTACGCCGACCGCGAGGGGTACAACGACAACTCCGACGGCTCCGTGGACCTGCTCGACGCGTTCTACTACGCCACCGTCACCCTCTCCACCACCGGGTACGGCGACATCACCCCGGTCAGCGACGCTGCCCGGTTCACCAACATCTTCGTGATCACGCCGCTGCGCGTGCTGTTCCTGATCATCCTGGTCGGAACCACGCTGGAGGTCCTCACGGAGCGCACGCGTGAGGAATGGCGACTGAACCGCTGGAGGGCGGCCTTGAGGGAGCACACCGTTGTCGTCGGCTTCGGAACGAAGGGGCGCTCGGCGATCCAGACCGTCTGCACGACAGGGCTGAAGAAGGAGCAGGTCGTCGTCGTGGACCCCAGCTCCAAGGTCATCGACGCCGCGACGGCCGATGGGTACACGGGGGTCGTCGGGGATGCGACGCGCAGCGATGTGCTGTTGCAGGCCGAGGCGCACAAGGCGCGGCAGATCATCATCTCGACCGCGCGGGACGACACCGCCGTACTGGTCACGCTGACCGCCCGCCAGCTCAACCGCGGGGCGAAGATCGTGGCCGCCGTACGGGAGGAGGAGAACGCGCCGCTGCTGAAGCAGTCCGGGGCGGACGTCGTCATCACCAGCGCGAGCGCGGCCGGACGCCTGCTCGGGCTCTCCGTGCTCAGCCCCGCCGCCGGCATGGTCATGGAAGACCTCATCCAGCAGGGCAGCGGGCTCGACATCGCCGAACGGCCGGTCATAAAGGCAGAGGTGGGCCGTGGTGTGCGGGAGACGGAGGACCTGGTGGTCAGCGTGCTGCGCGGACATCGGGTGCTCGGCTACGACGATCCGTCCATCGGCGAGCTTCAGTTGACGGACCGGCTCATCACCATCGTCCGCGCCACGCCGAGCACGAAGATCACCCCCGAGACCAAGCACCTGCCGTAG
- a CDS encoding molybdopterin molybdotransferase MoeA, producing the protein MTAQDAEELDVEEALAVANNRPVRGPDGPRSSRATPTTGQADAPRAKDHSHHRATSWPEARATAERAARSVGRRAPVSVTLDKALGLVLAAALTALTDLPSFDTSAMDGWAVAGPGPWEVREDGVLAGHADPRRLTDGEAVRIATGARIPPDTTAVLRSEHGRTDDKGRLHPTRDLAHGQDIRPRGQECRIGDQLLPLGTQITPAALGLAAAAGYDTVSVLPRPRVELLVLGDELLTEGLPREGLIRDALGPMLPSWLRALGAEVTAVRRLGDDADALYRAVKKSSADLVVTTGGTAAGPVDHVHPILRRVGAELLVDGVKVRPGHPMLLARIKQDQHLVGLPGNPLAAVSGLFTLAEPLLRTLAGRPAPEPFAMPLREAVHGHPYDTRLVPVSLRGDDAVPLHYNGPAMLRGIATADALAVVPPGGARPGQELELLDLPWATAGIQVCFT; encoded by the coding sequence ATGACCGCTCAGGACGCCGAAGAACTCGACGTGGAGGAGGCGCTGGCCGTGGCCAACAACAGGCCCGTCCGGGGGCCGGACGGGCCCCGCTCCTCCCGCGCGACCCCCACGACCGGCCAGGCCGACGCGCCCCGGGCCAAGGACCACTCCCACCACAGGGCCACCTCCTGGCCCGAGGCCCGAGCCACCGCCGAACGCGCCGCCCGCTCGGTCGGCCGCCGGGCCCCCGTGTCGGTCACCCTGGACAAGGCCCTCGGTCTCGTTCTCGCGGCCGCCCTCACAGCCCTCACCGACCTCCCTTCCTTCGACACCTCCGCGATGGACGGCTGGGCGGTCGCGGGACCCGGGCCCTGGGAAGTTCGGGAGGACGGTGTGCTGGCAGGACACGCCGATCCCCGGCGGCTCACGGACGGGGAGGCGGTCCGGATCGCCACCGGCGCCCGCATCCCGCCCGACACGACCGCCGTCCTGCGCAGCGAGCACGGCCGCACCGACGACAAGGGGCGGCTGCACCCGACCCGGGACCTCGCACACGGACAGGACATCCGCCCACGGGGCCAGGAATGCCGCATCGGCGACCAACTGCTGCCGCTCGGCACGCAGATCACCCCGGCCGCGCTCGGACTCGCGGCGGCCGCCGGGTACGACACGGTGAGTGTGCTCCCCCGCCCTCGCGTCGAACTGCTCGTCCTGGGCGACGAACTGCTCACCGAGGGGCTTCCGCGCGAGGGGCTGATCCGAGATGCCCTCGGGCCGATGCTGCCGTCCTGGCTCCGGGCGCTCGGCGCCGAGGTCACCGCCGTACGCCGCCTCGGGGACGACGCCGACGCCCTGTACCGGGCCGTGAAGAAGTCCTCCGCCGACCTCGTCGTCACCACGGGCGGCACGGCCGCCGGACCCGTCGACCACGTCCACCCCATCCTGCGCCGCGTCGGGGCCGAACTCCTCGTCGACGGTGTGAAGGTGCGCCCGGGCCACCCCATGCTGCTGGCCCGCATCAAGCAGGACCAGCACCTCGTCGGTCTGCCGGGCAACCCCCTGGCCGCCGTCTCCGGACTGTTCACGCTCGCCGAGCCCCTGCTGCGGACCCTCGCCGGACGTCCGGCCCCGGAGCCGTTCGCGATGCCTCTTCGGGAGGCGGTGCACGGGCATCCGTACGACACCCGGCTCGTTCCCGTCAGTCTGCGCGGTGACGACGCTGTGCCGCTGCACTACAACGGTCCCGCTATGCTCCGCGGAATCGCCACCGCTGATGCCCTTGCCGTCGTACCGCCGGGCGGCGCCCGCCCCGGTCAGGAGCTGGAGCTGCTCGACCTGCCCTGGGCGACAGCGGGGATCCAGGTGTGTTTCACGTGA